In the Malania oleifera isolate guangnan ecotype guangnan chromosome 1, ASM2987363v1, whole genome shotgun sequence genome, one interval contains:
- the LOC131144309 gene encoding triacylglycerol lipase OBL1-like, with protein MGGGRRSRATVSMGGEYLVLRPERATVLDLIAMLLSSMIDARKSVDSSKRTEPSFARRFVIFVSVLVQKILLFVACPMSSCGSALEMCLNTLSLNGGLRGLLFKIFWGKVAIPDRTSRAFLSVNGNLDPRVDLDSNIIPGDGRYNGAVAIMASKAAYENKAYIETAVADHWKMKFVDSYDFWNDCVDQFTTRAFVMHNPNSNPETIIVSFRGTRPFDAYEWCSDFDISWYEIPGVGRVHAGFMEALGMQKKGGLPKELEQEKKQLPVAYYFLRKELKELLQEKEGAKFVVTGHSLGGALAILFPAILAVHKEEWLLERLEGVYTFGQPRVGDEQFALFVTGKLKEYGVKYNRYVYCNDMVPRLPADDSALLFKHFGTCLYFNSLYQGKICETAPNRNYFSPLALISMILNAVWEIIRSFFISIILGPNYREGWFLRFYRMSGLLIPGLPDHAPQDYDNSTRLAVLPF; from the exons ATGGGGGGCGGGAGGAGGAGCCGGGCTACGGTGTCGATGGGCGGCGAGTACTTGGTGCTGCGACCGGAGAGAGCGACTGTGCTGGATCTAATAGCCATGCTGCTTTCCAGCATGATTGACGCAAGGAAATCGGTGGATAGCTCCAAGCGGACGGAGCCCAGTTTTGCGCGCCGATTCGTGATATTCGTGTCGGTGTTGGTGCAGAAGATTCTGCTCTTCGTCGCCTGCCCCATGTCCAGCTGCGGATCTGCTCTGGAGATGTGTCTCAACACTCTCTCCCTCAACGGCGGCCTTCGCGGTCTCCTCTTCAAAATTTTTTGGG GGAAGGTGGCGATACCAGACAGAACATCAAGAGCTTTCTTATCAGTGAATGGAAATCTAGACCCGCGAGTGGATTTAGACAGCAACATCATCCCTGGAGATGGTAGATATAATGGAGCAGTTGCAATAATGGCTTCCAAAGCAGCATATGAGAACAAAGCCTACATTGAAACCGCAGTTGCAGATCACTGGAAG ATGAAATTCGTGGATTCTTATGATTTCTGGAATG ACTGTGTGGATCAGTTTACAACCCGTGCCTTTGTCATGCACAATCCGAACTCCAACCCTGAAACCATAATTGTGTCCTTCAGAGGAACCCGACCGTTTGATGCATACGAATGGTGTTCAGACTTCGATATCTCCTGGTATGAGATCCCTGGTGTGGGAAGAGTCCATGCTGGATTCATGGAAGCTCTGGGAATGCAAAAAAAGGGGGGGTTGCCTAAGGAACTCGAACAAGAAAAGAAGCAGCTGCCCGTGGCCTACTACTTCCTCCGGAAGGAGCTGAAAGAGCTTCTGCAGGAGAAGGAAGGAGCAAAGTTTGTAGTGACGGGTCACAGCTTGGGTGGAGCACTGGCAATTCTGTTTCCGGCAATTCTGGCGGTGCACAAGGAGGAGTGGCTGCTGGAGAGATTGGAAGGGGTTTATACCTTTGGGCAGCCAAGGGTGGGGGATGAGCAATTTGCACTTTTTGTGACAGGGAAGTTGAAGGAGTATGGGGTGAAGTATAATAGGTATGTTTATTGCAATGACATGGTGCCCAGGTTGCCTGCTGACGATTCTGCTCTTCTGTTCAAACATTTTGGGACATGCCTCTACTTCAATAGCCTCTATCAAGGGAAG ATTTGTGAAACAGCACCAAACAGGAATTACTTCTCGCCGCTGGCATTGATATCGATGATCCTGAACGCAGTGTGGGAGATAATAAGAAGCTTCTTCATTTCAATTATCTTGGGACCAAACTACAGAGAAGGGTGGTTTCTCAGATTCTATAGGATGTCTGGATTGCTAATCCCAGGTTTACCAGATCATGCTCCCCAAGATTATGATAATTCTACCCGGTTGGCTGTACTACCCTTTTGA